A window of the Hordeum vulgare subsp. vulgare chromosome 5H, MorexV3_pseudomolecules_assembly, whole genome shotgun sequence genome harbors these coding sequences:
- the LOC123396924 gene encoding uncharacterized protein LOC123396924, producing MKEVVERHRASPPTGSVEKRRRGSPKEDRAQWNASLEKDLVDLLREHATPEHKGQNGWSSEAWNKIVKKFHQKNPYARYEKKKIQEKEKELKRDYRMIKEIRKQSGVSWDDQQCKILADPPLWKNIIISHPKAGKFKTKGFPLFDALGELHDGQTAEGTYNFTSIESSQYSTQAQFENLGGAGEYLRENHGETSYHSDNIGGEPSANGENFGGERVQIDEDVEEVFVQENIDVEPHQTQPSLATAPSRNGQEKEPKRRRGANSDVAAMMEKYLELRAKQVEDERNKPRVVDEYSIKNCIDLLKTMDITPEEEVKAFRVFKIPENREIFMSARPETALMWLRAEME from the exons ATGAAAGAAGTTGTCGAAAGGCATAGAGCGTCACCCCCTACAGGGAGTGTGGAAAAGAGGAGGAGAgggtctccaaaag AAGATAGAGCACAATGGAATGCAAGCCTTGAGAAAGATCTCGTGGACTTGCTTCGTGAGCATGCTACACCTGAACACAAGGGTCAAAATGGATGGAGCTCTGAAGCATGGAATAAGATAGTGAAGAAATTCCACCAGAAGAATCCATATGCTaggtacgagaagaagaagatccaagaaaaggaaaaagagttGAAAAGAGATTATAGGATGATTAAAGAGATAAGGAAGCAAAGCGGTGTTTCATGGGATGACCAGCAGTGCAAGATTCTAGCAGATCCACCACTTTGGAAAAACATTATCATA TCACACCCTAAAGCTGGAAAGTTCAAGACAAAAGGTTTCCCTCTTTTTGACGCTTTGGGAGAATTGCATGATG GCCAAACTGCTGAAGGGACATACAACTTCACATCTATCGAGTCATCACAGTACTCAACCCAAGCACAATTCGAGAATTTGGGAGGAGCTGGTGAGTATCTTCGCGAGAATCATGGAGAAACATCATACCATAGTGATAATATTGGAGGAGAACCATCAGCCAATGGTGAGAATTTTGGAGGAGAAAGGGTGCagattgatgaagatgttgaggagGTGTTCGTGCAAGAAAATATTGATGTGGAGCCCCATCAAACGCAACCAAGTTTAGCTACAGCACCCTCAAGAAATGGACAAGAAAAAGAACCAAAGAGGCGGAGGGGGGCGAATAGCGATGTGGCTGCAATGATGGAGAAGTACTTGGAACTAAGGGCGAAGCAGGTGGAAGATGAGAGGAACAAGCCAAGGGTTGTGGATGAGTACTCTATCAAAAATTGCATtgatctgctgaaaacaatggatATCACACCCGAGGAAGAAGTCAAGGCTTTCCGAGTGTTCAAGATCCCCGAGAACCGAGAGATTTTCATGAGTGCCAGACCGGAGACCGCTCTTATGTGGCTGAGAGCGGAAATGGAATAA